The genomic segment CCGAATCCCGTTACACCGGGACCCGCGCCCTGACCCGCCTGACGCTCGCCGGAGCGGACTTCCTCGACCTCGCCGCGTTCGGCGAGCCCGAGCCCCTGCCCGGAGACGACGTCATCCAGCTCGCCGACGCCACCCGCGGCACCTACCGCAAGGTCGTCGTCCGCGACGACCGCCTGGTCGGCGGGGTGCTCGTCGGCGAACTCGGCACCGTGGGCGCGCTCGCCCGCGCCTGGGAGGGAGCAGAGCCGCTCCCCGCGAACGGCGCTCCTCTGCTCCACCTGCTCACCAACGATGGAGGCTCCTGAATGTCCGCCACCCTGGGGGCCACCCCCACGATCGTGCTCGTCGGCCACGGCATGGTCGGCCAGCGCTTCCTCGAGGCGCTCGCCGAGCGCGGCCTGACCGCCACGCACCGCGTGGTCGTGCTGTGCGAGGAGCCGCGCCCGGCGTACGACCGAGTGGCGCTCACCTCGTACTTCGCGGGCAAGACGCCCGAGGACCTGTCGATGACCGACATGGAGTTCATCGAGACGCACGGCATCGAGCTGTTCGTCGGTGACCCGGCGGAGACCGTCGACCGCGAGGCCAAGAAGGTCACCGCGCGCTCCGGCCAGGTCTTCGAGTACGACATCCTCGTCCTCGCCACCGGCTCGTTCCCCTTCGTGCCGCCGGTCCCGAACAAGGACGCCACGGGCTGTTTCGTCTACCGCACGATCGAGGACCTGCTCGCGATCGAGGAGTACGCGAAGACGGCCGAGGTCGGTGCCGTGGTCGGCGGCGGTCTGCTCGGTCTTGAGGCGGCCGGTGCGCTGAAGGGTCTCGGACTCACCTCGCACATCGTGGAGTTCGCGCCCCGGCTGATGCCGGTGCAGGTGGACGACGGCGGTGGCGCCGCGCTCCTGCGCACGATCCAGGACATGGGCCTGTCGGTCCACACCGGTGTGGGCACGCAGGAGATCGTCGTCGGCGAGGACGGCGCGGTCACCGGCATGAAGCTCTCCGACGGCTCCGAACTCTCCACCGACCTGGTGGTGTTCTCCGCCGGCGTCCGCCCCCGCGACCAGCTCGCCCGCGACTGCGGTCTGACGGTCGGCGAGCGCGGCGGCATCAGCGTCGACGAGCAGTGCCGGACCGTCAACGACCCGCACGTGTTCGCGATCGGTGAGTGCGCGCTGGCCTCCGACGGCCGGGTGTACGGCCTGGTGGCCCCCGGTTACGAGCAGGCCGAGACGGCCGCCGCGACGATCGCGGCGGACGAGGCGTCCTTCACCGGCGCCGACCTGTCCACCAAGCTCAAGCTCCTCGGCGTCGACGTCGCCTCCTTCGGTGACGCGCACGGCGCGACCGCCGACTGCCTCGACGTCGTGTACTCCGACTCCCGCTCGGGCATCTACAAGAAGCTGGTCATCGGCCGCGACGGCGAGCTGCTCGGCGGCATCCTGGTCGGCGACGCCGAGGCGTACGGCACGCTGAAGGCGTTCACCGGCTCCGTCCCGCCGGTCTCGCCGGAGTCGCTGGTGCTGCCCGCCGGCGCCGGGGAGGCCGTCCAGCTCGGCCCGACCTCGCTGCCCGACGACGCGATCATCTGCTCCTGCAACAACGTCCGCAAGGGCACGATCCGCGGCGCGGTCACCGAGCACAACTGCACCACCGTGCCCGAGGTGAAGAAGTGCACCAAGGCCGGTACGACGTGCGGCAGTTGCGTCAAGGTCCTCGGCCAGCTGGTCACCGCCGAGCTCGAAGCCGGCGGCGTGGTCGTCGACAAGGGCCTGTGCGGCTGCTTCTCGCAGACCCGCGAGGAGCTGTACGAGATCGTCCTCGCCCTGCGGATCAACACCTACCAGCAGCTGCTGGACCGGTACGGCCGCGACGAGGCCAAGGGCGGCGACGGCTGCGAGATCTGCAAGCCGACGGTCGGCTCGATCATCGCCTCCCTCGCCCCGACGATCGGCGCGAGCGGCTACGTCCTGGAGGGCGAGCAGGCGGCCCTGCAGGACAGCAACGACCACTTCCTGGCCAACCTCCAGAAGAACGGCTCGTACTCGGTCGTCCCGCGTATCCCCGGCGGTGAGATCACCCCCGAGGGCCTGATCGTGATCGGTGAGATCGCCCGCGACTTCGGTCTCTACACGAAGATCACGGGTGGCCAGCGGATCGACATGTTCGGTGCGCGGGTCGAGCAACTCCCCATCATCTGGGCCCGCTTGGTGGACGCCGGCTTCGAGTCCGGCCACGCCTACGGCAAGTCGCTGCGCACCGTGAAGTCCTGCGTCGGCCAGACCTGGTGCCGCTACGGCGTCCAGGACTCGGTCCGCATGGCGATCGACCTGGAGCTGCGCTACCGGGGCCTGCGCTCGCCCCACAAGCTCAAGTCGGCGGTCTCCGGCTGCGCTCGCGAGTGCGCCGAGGCCCAGTCGAAGGACTTCGGCATCATCGCCACCGCCAACGGCTGGAACCTCTACGTCGGCGGAAACGGCGGCGCCACCCCGCGTCACGCCGACCTCCTGGCCCAGGACCTGTCCGACACCGAACTGATCAAGCTGATCGACCGGTTCCTGATGTTCTACATCCGCACCGCGGACCGCCTGGAGCGCACCTCGACGTGGCTGGAGCGGATCCCCGGCGGCCTGGAGCACGTCCGGGACGTGGTCGTGGAGGACTCCCTCGGCATCTGCGAGGAGCTGGAGTCCCTGATGACGGCGCACGTCTCGAACTACGCCGACGAGTGGGCCTCGACGATCAACGACCCCGAGAAGCTCGCCCGGTTCGTGTCCTTCGTCAACGCCCCGGACACCCCGGACCCGGTCGTCGGCTTCGTCCCCGAGCGCGACCAGATCAAGCCCGACCTGCCGCTGCTGTCCATCGGTCTGCGGCCCGCCGATGTCCTGGAAGGAAGCGCCCAGCGATGACCCTCGCTCCCGAGAAAACCGATGTGAAGGTCCAGCTGCGGCTGGCGGACGGCTGGTTCACGGTCTGCGACCTGACCCTGCTGATCCCGGGCCGCGGCGTGGCCGCCCTGCTCCCCGACGGCAACCAGGCCGCGCTCTTCCTCGACCGCGCGGGCAAGCTGTACGCCATCGACAACCGCGACCCCTTCGGCGGCGCCGCCGTCCTCTCGCGCGGCCTCACCGGCAGCCACCAGGGCCGTCCCTTCGTCGCCTCTCCCCTCCTGAAGCAGCGCTTCGACCTGGAGAGCGGGCAGTGCCTGGACGACGAGACGGTACGCATCACGACGTACGAGGTGCGGGCCGCGTAGCCCGGGCCCGGCCTGTCACTCGCGCGTGGGGCGCGAACCGTACGACGCTACGGTTCGCGCCCCACGCGCGTGCTGGTGTGTGGCCTGCTGGCGTGTGGCCTGCTGGCGTGTGGCCTGCTGGCGTGTGGCCTGCTGGCGTGTGGCCTGCTGGCGTGTGGCGTGCTGGTGTGTGTCAGGCCTTCAGCTCGTCGTACGTGACCCCGGTGAGCTCCTCCGAGGCCGCCCATAGGCGTTCGCCCGCCCGGTCGTCGAGGGTCCAGGGCGCTCGTTTCGACGGTCCCGGTGTGCCGCGCCACATGGCGAAGGACGGGCCGGTGAAGGAGTCGGGGCGTACGTCGGGCGCCGTCGCGGCGTACAGCGTGGGCAGGGCGCCGGCCTCGGCGGACTGGGCGAAGAAGCGGTTGCCGATGCGCATGAAGCGCTCGACGCCCTTGCGGCCCTCGGCGGTGGGACCGGCCGTCTGGAGGTTGGTCGCCGCGTAGCCGGGGTGCGCGGCCGCCGCGACGACCTCCGAGCCGTGGGCGGCCAGGCGCCGGGCCAGCTCGTGGGTGAAGAGCAGGTTGGCGGTCTTGGAGCGGCCGTAGGCGAGCCAACGCCCGTACTTGCGCTCGCTGTTGAGGTCGTCGATGTCGATGTTCGCCCGCATGTGCATCCCGCTGGAGACGGTCACGACGCGCGCGCCGGGGGTGGCGAGGAGCGTCGGCAGCAGCAGGCCGGTGAGGGCGAAGTGGCCGAGGTGGTTGGTCCCGAACTGTGTCTCGAAGCCGTCGGCGGTGCGACCCTGCGCCACGGCCATCACACCCGCGTTGTTGACGAGCAGATCCAGCCGGTCGCTCGCGCGCGCGTACGCCTTGGCGAAGTCCCGTACGGAGCCCAGGTCCCCGAGGTCGAGCCGTATCAACTCAACGCTCCCGTCCGGGACTTCGGAACTCATCCGCTCCAGTGCGGCGGCGCCCCGCTCCGGGCTGCGACAGGCGAGGACGACGTGGGCGCCGCGGCGGGCCAGTTCCCGGGCGGCGGCGTATCCGATACCGCTGTTGGCACCGGTCACGACAGCGGCGCGGCCTCGTTGGTCGGGGATGTCGCCCGCGTTCCAGCCTGCCATGAGCGCCGCCTTCCCGAAGCGTTCCTCAGCCGTTCTCAGCGTAGACCCGCCGGGGGTGCCGCGGGAGGCGTGACGGCCGCGGGAGGTGTGACGGCCGCGGGCCCGGTGGGGGCTGGTCGCGCAGTTCCCCGCGCCCCTGAAAAGCAGGGGCTACGCCCCGTGCGTTTCGGCCGCCTTCCAGGGCCGCGGGGCCGTGGTCTTTTCAGGCCCGCAGGGGCCTGGTCCTTTTGGGGACGCGGGGAACTGCGCGACCAGCCCCCACCGGACCCGCACCCGACAACGCACCCACCCGGCTACTCCGCCCAGTCGCGCCCCCGGCGCAACAACGGCGGCGGAGACTCCGGGGCACCCGGCATAGGACGCGTGTCGAGGTAGAACCACTCCGCCGTGGGTCCGGGCCCACTCCCGGAAGGCATCTGGCCCATACCCCCCACCGCCGCCGAACCGACCGTCGCGTAGTCCCACACCTCCGTCGAATCCCGCTCCACATTGGACCGACCAAGCGCCACATCCAGCTCCACGTCCGGTGCCACGTCCCGCACCGGCTCAGCCGCCGCAGGCACCGTCGTGCCCGTGTCCGTCAGGTCCGGCATCAGCAGCTCCACCCGCAGCCCGGCCCCCCGCTGCTGCGCCACGAACTCCTCGACCTGGCTGCGGCAGGCATGGTCGAGGTGGGTCACCCCGAGCAGATCGAGCCGGATGCGCGGCTTGCCGGAGGCGGCCGCGCTCTCCAGCGCGTCGATCAGCTTCGGCAGCCGCAGGAACGTCGCGTTGCCCGCCATCACGACCTTCGCCGTGTCGTCCTCGATGTGCTGCCGGACGACGGTCTGCGACATACGCAGCGCGGCCAGCACCACACCCGCGGCGAGCCCGAACAGCACCCCTTCGAGCAGCGCGGTCGCCGTGATGACCAGCGTCGTCAGCGTCATGACCGCGAACTCGCCCCGGTCCTGCCGCCACATCTTGGGGAACTCGTCCGGCGCGAACAGCTTCCATCCACTGTGCACGAGGACACCCGCGAGCACCGAGATCGGGATCAGCGCCAGCACCTGCGGCAGCAGCAGCGCGAAGGCGAGCAGCCAGAGGCCGTGCAGCGTACGGGAGAGGCGGGTCTTGGCGCCGGCCTGGACGTTCGCCGAGCTGCGCGCCACGACCGCCGTGATGGGCAGCGCGCCGAGGACGCCGGCGATCGTGTTGCCCGCGCCCTGGGCGATGAGCTCGGTGTTGTAGCGGGTGCGCGGGCCGTTGTGCATCCGGTCCACGGCGGCGGCGGTGAACAGGCTCTCCGCCGAGGCGATCACGGTGAACGTGAGGATCGCCGTGATGATCCCGGCGTCGGCCAGCCCGGACAGCTGTTCCGCCCCGGGCACGTCCACGGACGCCAGCAGATTGCCGACCTGGAGCGTCTTCACCTCGACGCCCGGTAGCGAGGCGACCGCGATCCCGATCCCGACGGCCACGAGCGCGGCCGGGACCTTCCTGACCGGCCCCGGCACCTTCTTCCACATGAAGCTGAGCACGATCGTGACGATCCCGAGCCCGGCCGCGATCAGCGCCTGGGGGTTCGTCACGGTGTCGGCGATCAGTCCGGGGACGCCCGCCATGTTCTCCAGGGGGGTGCCCGGCGCCTTGGAGTCGGACATCGGGTACAGCTGGCTGAACATCAGCGGCAGGCCGATGCCCGCGAGCATGCCCTGGACGACGGCGAGGGAGATCGCCTGGAACATCCGGCCCAGTTTCACCAGGCCCAGCACGATCTGGAGGATGCCGGAGAAGAGGACGATCACACCGAGCATCGCGACGCCGAACTCCATGACCGTCTCCGCGACGAGCGCCGCGAGACCGGCCGCCGGGCCACTGACCTGGAGGGTGCTGCCGCGCACCGCGCCGACCACCAGGCCGCCGATCACCCCGGAGATGATGCCCAGCTCGGCCGGCACACCGGAGGCCACGGCCACGCCGATACAGAGGGGCAGCGCGACCAGGAACACGACAAGGGACGCCGTGATCTCGGTACCGAAGTCGATACGACCGCGGGGGGCTCCGCCACGGGGGCCCTTGGAACCGGGAGCGGGGTGACCCGGACCTGGCCCCGGACCTGGCCCCGGACCCGGACCCGGACCTGGCCCCGGACCTGGCCCCGGACCCGGACCCGGCCCTGCGCCTGGCCCTGCGCCTGGCCCCTCGGTCGCGTTCAGGTCCGGCCAATCGCCGCCGAAATCGGGCGGGTTGGGGGCGTAGAGGGGTGCGTCGGGGGCGAACTCGGCTGTGCCGGGGGCGTATCCAGGTGCGCTGGGGACGTAACCGGGCTCGTCGGGGACGTAACCAGGTGCGCCGGGAACGTATCCGGGTGCGTCGGGGACGCCCCCGGGCATCCCCGTCCGACCGTTCCCGGCGGCCCTGCGGGCGCCCGCCGCATGCCGTCGTCCGTGTGCGCCGCTCATGAGTCGTGCACCTGGAAGGCGCCGTCCGCGTCCAGTTCGTGGACCTGACCGGTGTCGATCTCGTAGTACCAGCCGTGCAACCGGAGCCGTCCGGCATCGAGTTGCTGCCGGGCCACGGGGTAGCCGCGCAGGACGGCGAGCTGGTTGCGGATGTTGAGCTGGACGACCTCGCGCAGGGCCGGATCCTCGGACGACGCGCTGTCCCTACCGGCGCCGTCGTCGCCGGTGTCGCGCTCACGGGCGGCGCCGGTGTCGCCCAGGACCGGTTCGAGCGCGGGCCGGGCGTGGTCGAGCCAGGCGTCCACCCTGGGCAGGCCGGACAGGTCGACGCCGTACTTCAGCGCCCCCATCGCGCCGCAGTGGGAATGACCACACACCACGATGTCCTGAACGCCGAGCACCTCCAGCGCGTACTCGATGGTGGCGGCCTCCCCGGAGGCGGCCCCGTACGCGTCGTGCGGCGGCACGATGTTGCCCGCATTTCGCAGCTCGAATATCTCTCCGGGCCGTGCCCCGGTGATCAGGGCGGGAATCACCCGCGAGTCCGAGCAGGTAATGAACAGCGCCTCGGGAAATTGCCCGACGGCGAGTTTCCGGTATTCATCGCTCTCGAAGTCCACCCGCCGCTTGAACGATCGGGCGCGATCCAGCAACGCCTTCATCCTGCCTCCCTGCACTGGTTCCGACCTGCTCTTACGACCGTAGGGGGGCGATGGCCAGAGGAAGGTTAAGCGAACACTAAAGCGGCGCCAGGTTTTCCTCAGATTTCGGCCAGATACCCCTTCGCCGCAGGTCGGGAGACCGAATACAAGCGGTTTCTGAGGGTCATTTCACAATGCTCCGGATTCCCTGCACGCTACGTTCGTTCTCTTGTAGCGTGTCGCCCTACAGCACGGGTCCCGTGTTGTCCCGACTTTCTGGAGAGACAGGCGGCCATGGGCGTACGAGTGCTGCTCATCGAGGACGACGAGACGATCGCCGAACCGCTCGCCGACGGGCTGCGGCACTTCGGCCTGACGGTCCACCACGTGGCCACCGGCGCGGACGGGTTGAGAGGTCCGCACGGCGATGTCGTCCTGCTGGATCTCGGCCTGCCCGACATGGACGGCATCGACGTCTGCCGCGGGATCCGTCGGACCTCCGACGTCCCCATCATCATCCTCAGCGCGCGCGGCGAGGAGGCCGACCGCGTGCTGGGCCTGGAGCTCGGCGCCGACGACTACCTGGCGAAACCATTCAGCATCCGAGAGCTGGTCGCCCGGATACGGGCCGTGTCACGACGCCATCAGCGACCGGGCGGCGGGGTGGTGGCCGGGGTCGTGGTGGCCGAGGCGGGGGTGGGGAGAGGGGCCGGGGCCGACACCGAGGCGAGGGTCGGAACCGGGGCCGGGGCCGGGGCCGGGGCTGCGGCTGGTCTCGAGGCTGGAGTCGGGTCCGGGTCCGGGGCCGGGAGTGAGGCGTACGCCCGACGAGTGCCCTCCGCCCAGGAGTTCGCCGCCCAGCGGGGCTCGGCCGCGAGGGGCGGCGCCGGTGTCGGAGGCCTGGCCGGGGGGCGCTTCGGGGCTGGCAGCGACTTCATGGCCGGGAACGACTTCGGGACCGGGAGCGAGTTCGGGACCGGGAGCGAGTTCGGGGCCAGGAGCGACTTCGACGGCGAGGGTTCGGGACGCTTCGGGGACGAGGGCGTGGGTCGGGCGGGCGACGTCGGGCACGCGAGCCTTGGGTCCGGGCTCGGTGCCGGTGCCGGTGCCGGTCCTGGTGCCGGTGATTCTGGCCGTCGGACCGGTGTCGACGCCGGGGCCGGCGGGGCCGAATACGACTGGTCGGCCGCGTACGAGACGCCTGCTCAGGGGACCCCGGCGCAAGGGACTCAGGCGCAGGGGACTCAGGCGCAGGGGACTCAGGCGCAGGGGACTCAGACACAGGGGGCTCCGGCGCGCGCGGCATCCGCCGACGAAGCATCTCCCCATGACGCATCGCCCCATGACGCATCGCCCCATGGCGCATCGCCGCTGGGAACGCCCGCGCGCGGAATCCCCATGCGGGGAACGCCGTTCGAGGGCACCCCCGCGCACGGCACCCCGGCCGTCCAGGGCGACCCGGCCTTCGAGGACCCGATGTTCGGCGGCACCGCCGCGCAGGGCACTCCCCCGCACGGCTCCCCTTCGTACGGAACCCCGGCACACGGCGTACCCACGTACGGAACCCCGGCGCACGGCACCGCCGCCTTCGGCAGCCCGGCGTACGGCGCTTCCACCTTCGGGAGCCCGGCGTACGGCACTCCGGCGCACGGCAGCCCGGTCTACGAACCCCCCGTCTACGAGCCGCCCATGTACGAGCAGGCCCCGCCGGGACCGCGGGACTCCTCCGGCCCGGCGGCGGCCGACGACGGTTCGGCTCCCCCGCCGCCCGGCCCTCTGGTGGTGGACCGGCGGACCCGGCAGGTGTGGGTGGGCGAGGTGCCGGTCGCGCTGACGCCGAAGGAGTTCGAACTGCTGGCGCTGCTCACCGAGGACCCCGGCGCGGTCTACTCCCGGCAGCAGATCCTCAACCGCGTCTGGGACGACCACTACCAGGGCCCGACCAAGACGCTGGACGTCCATGTCGCCACCCTGCGGCGCAAGTTGGGCGACCCGGCGTGGATCCAGACCCTGCGTGGCGTCGGCTTCCGGCTCGCCGTACGCAGCCCTGGGCCGGCGCAGGGAGCGGGCCGGAGTCTGCCCCGGACTCCCGGGCAGGATCCGGCGCAAGGGCAAGGGCAAGGGCAAGGACAGGGGCATGGCCGTGGGCGTGGGCCGGGAGGCGGGAGGCATCGCACGCCCGAGGCCAGGGCGTCATGACCCGGCGCCTGCTGCTGAGTTACCTCAGCCTCGCCGCCCTGGTCCTGCTCGGCCTGGAGATCCCGCTGGGCTTCGTCTACTCGCGGGCCGAACGCGAGCGGATCGTCAACTCGGCCAACGACGAAGCCGAGTCGGTGGCCGCGTACGCCGCGTTGTCCCTCGCCGCCCGCCGCCCGGACGAACTCGTCGAACGGGCCGAGCACTGCGCCGAGCGCATCGGCGGAAAGGTCGTCATCGTCGACGCGGACGGGAAGCTGCTGGCCTCCTCGCACTCCCTGTCCGACGACGAGGAACAGGCCCTCTCGTCCCAACCCGAGATCTCCGCCGCACTCCGGGGCCGCGCGACCACGGACGTACGTACGACGACGACCGGCGGCGTGCACTACCTGTCCGTGGCGGCTCCGGTCGGCCACGCGACGGCGGGCACCGGGTCGGAACCGGGCAAGGGCACGAGCACCGGCTCGATCTCGATCTCGACCACGACCACGGGCACAGGCACAGGCACAGGCATCGCCACGGTCGTGGGGAGAGCCGGCGCGGAGTCGGAGTCGGACTCGGACTCGGACTCGGGCGTGTCGGCGCAAGGTGCCGTACGCGTCACGCTCCCCACGACCATGGTGCACGCCCGGGTGTTCGCGGTCTGGCTGCTGCTGGCGCTGGTCGGGCTCACGGTGCTCACCGGGGTGGCCGCGGTGGCGTTCGCGTTCGCGCGCTGGACGGGGCGGCCCATCCGGCAGTTGGAGGAGGCCACGCACCGGCTGGCCGAGGGCGGCGCGGCCACCAGCGTGGTGGTCACCTCCGGGCCGCCGGAGGTACGGAGTCTCGCGGCGGCCTTCAACACGACCGCCGCCCGCCTCGAACATCTGCTGGCCTCCCAGCGGGCCTTCGCCGGAGAGGCCTCGCATCAGCTGAAGACCCCGTTGGCGGCGCTGCGGCTCCGGCTGGAGAACCTGGAGCCGGACATCGCCCGGCGAGCCAGGCCGACCCTCGACGCGGCCGTCACCGAGACGGACCGGCTGGCCCGGATGGTCGAGGGCCTGTTGGCGATGGCCCGCCTGGAGGAGGCCGCTGCCATCCCGGCCCAGGTCGACCTGGGCGCGATCTGCGCGGAACGGCACCGTACGTGGGGGCCGTTGTTCGAACGCGAGGGGGTCTCGCTGGTTCTCTTCGCCGGTGTGGTCGGCCCGGTGGTGGCCGTCCCCGGAGCCGTGGAGCAGATCCTGGACAACCTCCTCTCCAACGCCCTGCGCGCCTCTCCCACCCGCAGCACGGTCACCATGGAGCTACGGCTACTCGTCCCCGCCCGCCGGGCGCTGCGCGACTCCCGGCCCAGCTGGGTCGACCTCCACGTCACCGACGAGGGCCCCGGCATGACGCCCGAACAGCGCGCCCGCGCGTTCGACCGGTTCTGGCGCGCCCCCGGCGCACCCAAGGGCGGCACCGGTCTCGGCCTCTCCCTCGTCCAACGCCTCGCCCACGCCAGCGGTGGCGAGGTGGCGCTCCGCGAGGCGGCCACGGGCGGGTTGGACGCCGTCGTCCGCCTTCCGTCGACGGAGCCGCCGGGCCATCCGCACGGACAGGGTCACGGGTTCGGGGGACGGCCGGGACAACGCCGCCGCGAGGCTCCACCACTGCCGGCTTGAGCGGAGGACCGTACAACAGCCCGGAGGACCGTCCGACAGCTCAGAGGACCGTCCGAAGGCCCGGAGGACCGTCCGAAGGCTCGGGGGCTGCGCCGTTCGGCGACTACGGGGGGGTACGTGGCCGATCACGCATTCCCCGCGCCCCTGTCGGGCTTTCAGGCCTTCGGGCTTCGGGCCTCCGGGCCCCCGGGCCTCCAGGCCGCCAATCCTGTGCGCCACCCATGTGTCATCCGTGAACGCCGCCGTAGAGTCACGGATTGTCCATGCTCTGTCAATCACGCTCCCCTAAGTTCCATCAGCGCGCGACCCCGCCGCCGACCGGCAGGCGGGCCGGTCAAGGCATCCCTTGGAGCGACAGTGGAACGTCGTACTCTCCTGCGCGCGGCCGTACTCGGCGGCACATCGACCGTTTTCGGCGGAACCCTGTGGCGCGGCGCCGCGTACGCCGCGCCCGCCCAGCCCGGCACCGGACCGTACGGGGCGCTCGGCTCGCCGGACGCCAACGGCATCCGGCTCCCGAGCGGCTTCACGAGCCGGGTGATCGCCCGCTCCGGTCAGACGGTCCCCGGTACGGCGTATACCTGGCACAACGCCCCTGACGGCGGCGCCTGTTACGCGGACGGCACCGGCTGGATCTATGTCTCCAACTCGGAGATCAATCCGTCCGGGGGCGCGAGCGCGGTGCGGTTCTCGTCGACGGGCGCGGTCACGTCGGCGTACCGCGTCCTGTCCGGCACCCGCCAGAACTGCGCCGGCGGCAGGACGCCGTGGAACACCTGGCTGTCCTGCGAGGAGGTGGACCGGGGCTACGTCTACGAGACCGATCCGTGGGGCGCGAAGGCGGCGGTACGCCGGGACGCGATGGGCCGCTTCAAGCACGAGGCGGCGGCCGCCGATCCCACGCGGGGCGTCGTCTACCTGACGGAGGACGTCACCGACGGCTGTTTCTACCGCTTCCGGCCGACGACCTGGGGCGATCTGTCGTCGGGCACGCTGGAGGTCCTGGTGGCCGGCACCGCCACCAGCGGCCCGGTGACCTGGTCCCGGGTCCCGGACCCCACCGGCGCCACCGCCACCCGCAACCAGGTCTCCGGCGCCAAACGCTTCAACGGCGGCGAGGGCTGCTACTACGCCGACGGCACCTGCTGGTTCACGACGAAGGGCGACAACCGCGTCTGGCAGTACGACGCCGCCGCCCAGACCATCGAACTCGCCTACGACGACTCCCTGGTGACCGGCGGCACGGCCCCCCTCACCGGTGTCGACAACGTCACGGGCACCTCCTCCGGCGACCTCTTCGTGGCGGAGGACGGCGGCACCATGGAGATCTGCCTCATCAC from the Streptomyces sp. NBC_00310 genome contains:
- a CDS encoding alkaline phosphatase PhoX encodes the protein MERRTLLRAAVLGGTSTVFGGTLWRGAAYAAPAQPGTGPYGALGSPDANGIRLPSGFTSRVIARSGQTVPGTAYTWHNAPDGGACYADGTGWIYVSNSEINPSGGASAVRFSSTGAVTSAYRVLSGTRQNCAGGRTPWNTWLSCEEVDRGYVYETDPWGAKAAVRRDAMGRFKHEAAAADPTRGVVYLTEDVTDGCFYRFRPTTWGDLSSGTLEVLVAGTATSGPVTWSRVPDPTGATATRNQVSGAKRFNGGEGCYYADGTCWFTTKGDNRVWQYDAAAQTIELAYDDSLVTGGTAPLTGVDNVTGTSSGDLFVAEDGGTMEICLITPNDTIAPFLRVDGQSASEITGPAFSPDGRRLYFSSQRGTSGSSSGGITYEVTGPFRT